From a region of the Nothobranchius furzeri strain GRZ-AD chromosome 12, NfurGRZ-RIMD1, whole genome shotgun sequence genome:
- the calm2a gene encoding calmodulin 2a (phosphorylase kinase, delta) — translation MADQLTEEQIAEFKEAFSLFDKDGDGTITTKELGTVMRSLGQNPTEAELQDMINEVDADGNGTIDFPEFLTMMARKMKDTDSEEEIREAFRVFDKDGNGYISAAELRHVMTNLGEKLTDEEVDEMIREADIDGDGQVNYEEFVQMMTAK, via the exons ATG GCTGATCAGCTCACTGAGGAACAAATTGCAG AATTCAAGGAGGCCTTTTCACTATTTGACAAGGATGGAGACGGCACCATCACAACTAAAGAGCTGGGTACTGTTATGCGCTCCCTGGGTCAGAACCCAACAGAGGCAGAGCTGCAGGACATGATTAATGAAGTGGATGCTGATG GAAATGGAACGATAGACTTCCCTGAGTTCCTCACTATGATGGCCAGGAAGATGAAGGACACGGACAGCGAGGAGGAGATCAGAGAAGCCTTCCGTGTCTTTGACAAG GATGGTAACGGGTATATTAGCGCTGCTGAGCTGCGTCATGTGATGACTAACCTCGGAGAGAAGCTGACTGATGAGGAAGTGGACGAGATGATCAGAGAAGCGGACATTGATGGAGACGGGCAGGTCAATTATGAAG AGTTTGTACAAATGATGACGGCAAAGTGA
- the LOC129166946 gene encoding uncharacterized protein: protein MALCMNTYGGYRCVCNDTADVHGSQSCVVDRVEATGTQRNLVLGLVLGIGIPLLILLLLAALACICCSRKTITGDLPDMMPDYIQEKCNPPPFNYSDPSLQYVTHSSPRIIDNITPRQRLR from the exons ATGGCCCTTTGCATGAACACCTATGGTGGCTACAGGTGTGTTTGCAATGACACAGCTGATGTGCACGGATCCCAGTCCTGTGTTGTTG ACAGAGTGGAGGCTACAGGTACACAAAGGAACCTTGTTCTGGGTTTGGTTCTGGGTATCGGCATTCCTTTGCTCATCCTCCTTCTCCTGGCTGCACTGGCCTGCATCTGTTGCAGCAGGAAGACCATTACTGGAGA CCTTCCCGACATGATGCCAGACTACATTCAGGAAAAGTGCAACCCTCCACCATTCAACTACTCAGACCCGTCTCTGCAGTACGTGACCCACAGCAGCCCTCGGATCATAGACAACATCACACCCAGGCAGCGCCTCCGATAA